A portion of the Thunnus albacares chromosome 5, fThuAlb1.1, whole genome shotgun sequence genome contains these proteins:
- the vwa5b1 gene encoding von Willebrand factor A domain-containing protein 5B1 isoform X1, with protein sequence MFLAMNQNPKTSTMPGLINKENRSALPLSVSDITSCVRGYTLALTASMTYENIEDHAIEGIFIYPLEENSIVVGFEAMISSQIITLQIKDKAKIDDCYLDFCNTSNGGLQSGSGQIVMDEDLERTVLVVNLGIIPPMETVHILVSTSSELSTLPSGGIRVSSPPVCTPRVQRTINEEQGISPNFSRTRDRHSCASSPHDQPPNSPQLCLASLLEEEAINSMDYEFNFQLEIRAPYLLAGVESPSHAIRADADPLARSATSVVITLADKYTYDCPVKILIYPSEPHLPHVLIENGDMTQEDYDEYLHGRSDFIKATKKDSSNERKVDIIHRRLHKDILHNPVVMLNFCPDLKSISSDLRKVHGEFVFLIDRSGSMSGVNINRVKDAMVVILKSLVPGCLFNIIGFGSTFKSLFTTSQSYEEEALALACEYVRKIRADMGGTNILAPLNWILRQPMFSGHPRLLFLLTDGAVSNTGRVIELVRSHARYIRCFTFGIGQNACRRLVQGLATVSKGTAEFLADGERLQPKMIKSLKKTMSPVLSDISIEWLFPETKEVLLSPVGNTFLFPGDSLIGYSVVCDTTRYHANPKSDKRRRYSMMRSIESASSVFYHSQEEDSMKTGVDVSGSYREAPSGALYDSYQDSVTDSSPVTTEQDTMGLDSKTSPRRRAYSTNQIIDFNPAKKVYTPSDPSSVVTKNPLRRAKVQELIGQMSPEHEAQWKNDYQPQLASLCATSSRGRPASCHRLVPQQEALLQQEADSELHLHPQPQDNPLPGSSVPPAARNTAGEDGSRSSTDSPSVGSVGDTDGYGHQLCQAETPQESKTSDLGAASQQKGDCKAVVSGLLCGKPVKWEVVFDVEPFLNGREREEKVHEELWNETFHHLAGRSIIHDFEHMADKECEIEHGSGRKYQLYAIHTSKACNILSKHTAFVPIDLDTNEYLQTCIEYINPGEGLKRGSHSSSRSGSRKNRGYSVGLGRSQSGGMTEEAEDVLLPNSGEDGVSPCSTPSSSGWDRCNFTEGKSSKSTVFQRSPSVTSDQSQKSVESLFSARLALSRTRLLTRAAKGFMCRSHSKSGDSIGESDNENKDYIPLVLLQLASGAFLLDIALCDAINVPINKLKWTSPFTSHRSSLGHLSHSSTRRAESADDGRRSPCEPETYQQPAEHTVGIHSPSHLSRSAWADAGPSSLGSPSTAAEPPLSPNSQADSGRSSGSGGLETASPGGVLKRMLDPESMVWATAVALAWLEHSSASYFIEWELVAAKASMWLSAQDIPEGRDLASVKAAANQLFIILRHWDENLQLNMLCYNPNSV encoded by the exons GACAAATAGTGATGGATGAGGATTTGGAGAGGACAGTGTTAGTGGTTAACCTTGGGATCATCCCTCCTATGGAGACGGTCCATATTCTGGTCAGTACATCCTCTGAGCTCTCCACCCTGCCCAGTGGGGGCATCAGGGTCTCATCCCCACCGGTGTGTACGCCTCGGGTACAGAGGACCATCAACGAGGAGCAGGGAATATCCCCAAACTTCTCCAGAAC GCGGGACAGGCATTCCTGTGCCTCCAGTCCTCATGATCAGCCTCCCAACTCCCCTCAGCTGTGTTTGGCCTCACTGCTTGAGGAGGAGGCAATCAACTCCATGGACTACGAGTTTAACTTCCAGCTAGAGATACGTGCTCCCTATCTCCTCGCAG GTGTGGAGAGCCCGTCTCATGCCATCCGAGCTGATGCAGACCCTCTGGCTCGCTCTGCAACCAGCGTCGTCATCACTCTGGCTGACAAGTACACTTATGACTGTCCTGTTAAAATCCTCATCTACCCCAGTG AGCCTCATCTGCCACATGTGCTCATTGAGAACGGAGACATGACGCAGGAGGACTATGATGAGTATCTTCACGGTCGGAGCGATTTCATCAAGGCCACTAAGAAGGACTCGAGCAATGAGAGGAAA GTAGATATCATTCACAGGCGACTCCATAAAGACATCCTCCACAACCCTGTGGTCATGTTGAACTTCTGTCCTGACCTCAAGTCTATCAGCTCAGATCTGAGGAAGGTGCACGGCGAGTTCGTCTTCCTCATTGACCGCAGCGGCAGCATGAGTGGGGTCAATATCAACCGTGTAAAG GATGCCATGGTGGTGATTCTCAAGAGCCTTGTGCCAGGCTGCCTTTTCAACATAATAGGCTTTGGCTCTACATTTAAATCACTATTCACAACCAGCCAGAGCTATGAGGAG GAAGCTTTGGCTCTGGCTTGTGAGTATGTCAGGAAGATCAGAGCCGACATGGGGGGGACCAACATCCTGGCACCGCTTAACTGGATCCTGAGGCAGCCGATGTTCAGCGGACACCCCCGCCTGCTTTTCCTGCTCACCGACGGGGCCGTCAGCAACACAGGCAGGGTTATCGAGCTTGTCCGCAGCCATGCACGCTACATCAG ATGTTTTACATTTGGCATAGGACAGAATGCTTGCAGGAGGCTGGTGCAAGGACTGGCAACAGTTTCCAAAGGAACAGCAGAGTTTCTGGCCGACGGCGAGAGGCTGCAACCTAAG ATGATAAAGTCCCTGAAGAAAACCATGTCTCCAGTGCTAAGCGACATCTCCATCGAGTGGCTCTTTCCTGAGACCAAAGAGGTGCTGCTCTCCCCTGTGGGCAACACCTTCCTGTTTCCAGGGGACAGTCTGATTGGCTACAGTGTGGTTTGCGACACCACCCGTTACCATGCCAACCCCAAATCT GATAAAAGGAGGCGATACAGCATGATGCGCTCCATTGAGTCAGCCAGCTCAGTGTTTTATCACTCTCAAGAAGAGGATTCGATGAAGACAGGTGTGGATGTTTCGGGGTCTTACAGGGAAGCACCCTCTGGTGCTCTGTATGACTCCTACCAGGACTCTGTGACAGACAGCAGCCCTGTCACCACAGAGCAAGACACTATGG GGTTGGATAGCAAGACATCCCCAAGAAGGCGTGCATACAGTACCAACCAGATAATAGACTTCAACCCAGCGAAGAAGGTCTACACTCCCAGTGACCCCAGCTCTGTGGTGACCAAGAATCCCCTGAGGAGAGCCAAAGTCCAGGAACTGATTGGCCAGATGAGCCCTGAACATGAGGCGCAGTGGAAGAACGACTACCAG CCACAGCTGGCAAGCCTGTGTGCCACATCTTCCAGAGGGCGTCCTGCCAGCTGTCACAGGCTGGTCCCTCAGCAGGAGGCGCTTCTGCAGCAGGAAGCCGACTCAGAGCTTCATTTGCATCCCCAGCCTCAGGACAACCCTCTGCCCGGCAGCAGCGTGCCGCCTGCAGCTCGCAACACCGCTGGGGAAGACGGATCCAGATCCTCCACGGACAGCCCATCTGTTGGCAGCGTCGGAGATACAG ATGGATATGGCCACCAGTTATGTCAGGCAGAAACTCCACAGGAGTCCAAAACTTCAGATCTGGGTGCTGCCAGCCAGCAAAAAGGCGACTGCAAGGCTGTGGTGTCCGGACTGCTGTGTGGGAAACCGGTGAAGTGGGAGGTGGTCTTTGATGTCGAGCCCTTCCTGAACGGCCGGGAACGTGAGGAGAAGGTTCATGAGGAACTGTGGAACGAGACCTTCCACCACCTGGCTGGACGCTCCATCATACATGACTTTGAGCACATGGCGGATAAGGAGTGTGAGATTGAGCACG GCTCTGGCAGGAAATACCAACTATACGCTATTCACACCAGCAAGGCCTGCAATATACTGAGCAAACACACAGCGTTTGTTCCCATTGACCTGGACACTAATGAATATTTGCAGACATGTATTGAATACATAAACCCCG GTGAAGGTCTGAAGAGGGGCTCACACTCGAGCTCTCGCTCGGGAAGCAGGAAGAACAGAGGTTACTCCGTTGGACTGGGTCGCTCTCAGTCTGGCGGCATGACGGAGGAAGCTGAAGATGTCCTACTGCCCAACA GTGGAGAGGACGGAGTCTCTCCCTGCAGCACGCCCTCTTCCTCCGGCTGGGACAGATGTAACTTCACAGAGGGTAAGAGCAGCAAATCAACCG TTTTCCAGAGGAGTCCGTCTGTGACTTCTGACCAATCACAGAAATCAGTGGAGAGCCTTTTTTCTGCCAG GTTGGCCCTCAGCAGGACTCGTCTCCTGACTCGGGCTGCCAAAGGATTCATGTGTCGATCTCACAGCAAGTCCGGTGATTCAATTGGAGAGAGTGACAACGAGAACAAAGACTACATTCCTCTG GTGTTGTTGCAGTTGGCCAGTGGTGCATTTCTCCTGGACATAGCTCTGTGTGATGCCATTAATGTGCCCATTAACAAGCTGAAGTGGACATCCCCCTTCACCAGCCACCGCAGCAGCCTGGGCCACCTGTCTCACTCCAGCACCCGGCGTGCTGAGAGTGCTGATGATGGACGTAGATCACCATGTGAACCAGAAACATATCAACAACCTGCAGAGCACACTGTAGGCATCCACAGCCCTTCTCATCTGTCCAGGAGCGCCTGGGCGGATGCTGGCCCTTCCTCGTTGGGCAGTCCATCCACTGCTGCTGAGCCTCCGCTCTCCCCGAACTCCCAGGCGGACAGCGGACGGAGCTCTGGGTCCGGAGGCTTGGAAACTGCATCGCCTGGCGGTGTGCTAAAGAGGATGCTAGATCCGGAGAGCATGGTGTGGGCCACAGCTGTGGCTCTTGCCTGGCTGGAGCACAGCTCTGCCAGTTATTTCATAGAGTGGGAACTGGTTGCCGCCAAAGCCAGCATGTGGTTGAGTGCGCAGGACATCCCAGAGGGCCGGGATTTGGCCTCCGTCAAGGCTGCTGCCAACCAGctcttcatcatcctcagaCACTGGGATGAAAACCTGCAACTGAACATGCTCTGTTACAACCCTAACAGTGTCTGA
- the vwa5b1 gene encoding von Willebrand factor A domain-containing protein 5B1 isoform X2 has translation MFLAMNQNPKTSTMPGLINKENRSALPLSVSDITSCVRGYTLALTASMTYENIEDHAIEGIFIYPLEENSIVVGFEAMISSQIITLQIKDKAKIDDCYLDFCNTSNGGLQSGSGQIVMDEDLERTVLVVNLGIIPPMETVHILVSTSSELSTLPSGGIRVSSPPVCTPRVQRTINEEQGISPNFSRTRDRHSCASSPHDQPPNSPQLCLASLLEEEAINSMDYEFNFQLEIRAPYLLAGVESPSHAIRADADPLARSATSVVITLADKYTYDCPVKILIYPSEPHLPHVLIENGDMTQEDYDEYLHGRSDFIKATKKDSSNERKVDIIHRRLHKDILHNPVVMLNFCPDLKSISSDLRKVHGEFVFLIDRSGSMSGVNINRVKDAMVVILKSLVPGCLFNIIGFGSTFKSLFTTSQSYEEEALALACEYVRKIRADMGGTNILAPLNWILRQPMFSGHPRLLFLLTDGAVSNTGRVIELVRSHARYIRCFTFGIGQNACRRLVQGLATVSKGTAEFLADGERLQPKMIKSLKKTMSPVLSDISIEWLFPETKEVLLSPVGNTFLFPGDSLIGYSVVCDTTRYHANPKSDKRRRYSMMRSIESASSVFYHSQEEDSMKTGVDVSGSYREAPSGALYDSYQDSVTDSSPVTTEQDTMGLDSKTSPRRRAYSTNQIIDFNPAKKVYTPSDPSSVVTKNPLRRAKVQELIGQMSPEHEAQWKNDYQPQLASLCATSSRGRPASCHRLVPQQEALLQQEADSELHLHPQPQDNPLPGSSVPPAARNTAGEDGSRSSTDSPSVGSVGDTDGYGHQLCQAETPQESKTSDLGAASQQKGDCKAVVSGLLCGKPVKWEVVFDVEPFLNGREREEKVHEELWNETFHHLAGRSIIHDFEHMADKECEIEHGSGRKYQLYAIHTSKACNILSKHTAFVPIDLDTNEYLQTCIEYINPGEGLKRGSHSSSRSGSRKNRGYSVGLGRSQSGGMTEEAEDVLLPNSGEDGVSPCSTPSSSGWDRCNFTEVFQRSPSVTSDQSQKSVESLFSARLALSRTRLLTRAAKGFMCRSHSKSGDSIGESDNENKDYIPLVLLQLASGAFLLDIALCDAINVPINKLKWTSPFTSHRSSLGHLSHSSTRRAESADDGRRSPCEPETYQQPAEHTVGIHSPSHLSRSAWADAGPSSLGSPSTAAEPPLSPNSQADSGRSSGSGGLETASPGGVLKRMLDPESMVWATAVALAWLEHSSASYFIEWELVAAKASMWLSAQDIPEGRDLASVKAAANQLFIILRHWDENLQLNMLCYNPNSV, from the exons GACAAATAGTGATGGATGAGGATTTGGAGAGGACAGTGTTAGTGGTTAACCTTGGGATCATCCCTCCTATGGAGACGGTCCATATTCTGGTCAGTACATCCTCTGAGCTCTCCACCCTGCCCAGTGGGGGCATCAGGGTCTCATCCCCACCGGTGTGTACGCCTCGGGTACAGAGGACCATCAACGAGGAGCAGGGAATATCCCCAAACTTCTCCAGAAC GCGGGACAGGCATTCCTGTGCCTCCAGTCCTCATGATCAGCCTCCCAACTCCCCTCAGCTGTGTTTGGCCTCACTGCTTGAGGAGGAGGCAATCAACTCCATGGACTACGAGTTTAACTTCCAGCTAGAGATACGTGCTCCCTATCTCCTCGCAG GTGTGGAGAGCCCGTCTCATGCCATCCGAGCTGATGCAGACCCTCTGGCTCGCTCTGCAACCAGCGTCGTCATCACTCTGGCTGACAAGTACACTTATGACTGTCCTGTTAAAATCCTCATCTACCCCAGTG AGCCTCATCTGCCACATGTGCTCATTGAGAACGGAGACATGACGCAGGAGGACTATGATGAGTATCTTCACGGTCGGAGCGATTTCATCAAGGCCACTAAGAAGGACTCGAGCAATGAGAGGAAA GTAGATATCATTCACAGGCGACTCCATAAAGACATCCTCCACAACCCTGTGGTCATGTTGAACTTCTGTCCTGACCTCAAGTCTATCAGCTCAGATCTGAGGAAGGTGCACGGCGAGTTCGTCTTCCTCATTGACCGCAGCGGCAGCATGAGTGGGGTCAATATCAACCGTGTAAAG GATGCCATGGTGGTGATTCTCAAGAGCCTTGTGCCAGGCTGCCTTTTCAACATAATAGGCTTTGGCTCTACATTTAAATCACTATTCACAACCAGCCAGAGCTATGAGGAG GAAGCTTTGGCTCTGGCTTGTGAGTATGTCAGGAAGATCAGAGCCGACATGGGGGGGACCAACATCCTGGCACCGCTTAACTGGATCCTGAGGCAGCCGATGTTCAGCGGACACCCCCGCCTGCTTTTCCTGCTCACCGACGGGGCCGTCAGCAACACAGGCAGGGTTATCGAGCTTGTCCGCAGCCATGCACGCTACATCAG ATGTTTTACATTTGGCATAGGACAGAATGCTTGCAGGAGGCTGGTGCAAGGACTGGCAACAGTTTCCAAAGGAACAGCAGAGTTTCTGGCCGACGGCGAGAGGCTGCAACCTAAG ATGATAAAGTCCCTGAAGAAAACCATGTCTCCAGTGCTAAGCGACATCTCCATCGAGTGGCTCTTTCCTGAGACCAAAGAGGTGCTGCTCTCCCCTGTGGGCAACACCTTCCTGTTTCCAGGGGACAGTCTGATTGGCTACAGTGTGGTTTGCGACACCACCCGTTACCATGCCAACCCCAAATCT GATAAAAGGAGGCGATACAGCATGATGCGCTCCATTGAGTCAGCCAGCTCAGTGTTTTATCACTCTCAAGAAGAGGATTCGATGAAGACAGGTGTGGATGTTTCGGGGTCTTACAGGGAAGCACCCTCTGGTGCTCTGTATGACTCCTACCAGGACTCTGTGACAGACAGCAGCCCTGTCACCACAGAGCAAGACACTATGG GGTTGGATAGCAAGACATCCCCAAGAAGGCGTGCATACAGTACCAACCAGATAATAGACTTCAACCCAGCGAAGAAGGTCTACACTCCCAGTGACCCCAGCTCTGTGGTGACCAAGAATCCCCTGAGGAGAGCCAAAGTCCAGGAACTGATTGGCCAGATGAGCCCTGAACATGAGGCGCAGTGGAAGAACGACTACCAG CCACAGCTGGCAAGCCTGTGTGCCACATCTTCCAGAGGGCGTCCTGCCAGCTGTCACAGGCTGGTCCCTCAGCAGGAGGCGCTTCTGCAGCAGGAAGCCGACTCAGAGCTTCATTTGCATCCCCAGCCTCAGGACAACCCTCTGCCCGGCAGCAGCGTGCCGCCTGCAGCTCGCAACACCGCTGGGGAAGACGGATCCAGATCCTCCACGGACAGCCCATCTGTTGGCAGCGTCGGAGATACAG ATGGATATGGCCACCAGTTATGTCAGGCAGAAACTCCACAGGAGTCCAAAACTTCAGATCTGGGTGCTGCCAGCCAGCAAAAAGGCGACTGCAAGGCTGTGGTGTCCGGACTGCTGTGTGGGAAACCGGTGAAGTGGGAGGTGGTCTTTGATGTCGAGCCCTTCCTGAACGGCCGGGAACGTGAGGAGAAGGTTCATGAGGAACTGTGGAACGAGACCTTCCACCACCTGGCTGGACGCTCCATCATACATGACTTTGAGCACATGGCGGATAAGGAGTGTGAGATTGAGCACG GCTCTGGCAGGAAATACCAACTATACGCTATTCACACCAGCAAGGCCTGCAATATACTGAGCAAACACACAGCGTTTGTTCCCATTGACCTGGACACTAATGAATATTTGCAGACATGTATTGAATACATAAACCCCG GTGAAGGTCTGAAGAGGGGCTCACACTCGAGCTCTCGCTCGGGAAGCAGGAAGAACAGAGGTTACTCCGTTGGACTGGGTCGCTCTCAGTCTGGCGGCATGACGGAGGAAGCTGAAGATGTCCTACTGCCCAACA GTGGAGAGGACGGAGTCTCTCCCTGCAGCACGCCCTCTTCCTCCGGCTGGGACAGATGTAACTTCACAGAGG TTTTCCAGAGGAGTCCGTCTGTGACTTCTGACCAATCACAGAAATCAGTGGAGAGCCTTTTTTCTGCCAG GTTGGCCCTCAGCAGGACTCGTCTCCTGACTCGGGCTGCCAAAGGATTCATGTGTCGATCTCACAGCAAGTCCGGTGATTCAATTGGAGAGAGTGACAACGAGAACAAAGACTACATTCCTCTG GTGTTGTTGCAGTTGGCCAGTGGTGCATTTCTCCTGGACATAGCTCTGTGTGATGCCATTAATGTGCCCATTAACAAGCTGAAGTGGACATCCCCCTTCACCAGCCACCGCAGCAGCCTGGGCCACCTGTCTCACTCCAGCACCCGGCGTGCTGAGAGTGCTGATGATGGACGTAGATCACCATGTGAACCAGAAACATATCAACAACCTGCAGAGCACACTGTAGGCATCCACAGCCCTTCTCATCTGTCCAGGAGCGCCTGGGCGGATGCTGGCCCTTCCTCGTTGGGCAGTCCATCCACTGCTGCTGAGCCTCCGCTCTCCCCGAACTCCCAGGCGGACAGCGGACGGAGCTCTGGGTCCGGAGGCTTGGAAACTGCATCGCCTGGCGGTGTGCTAAAGAGGATGCTAGATCCGGAGAGCATGGTGTGGGCCACAGCTGTGGCTCTTGCCTGGCTGGAGCACAGCTCTGCCAGTTATTTCATAGAGTGGGAACTGGTTGCCGCCAAAGCCAGCATGTGGTTGAGTGCGCAGGACATCCCAGAGGGCCGGGATTTGGCCTCCGTCAAGGCTGCTGCCAACCAGctcttcatcatcctcagaCACTGGGATGAAAACCTGCAACTGAACATGCTCTGTTACAACCCTAACAGTGTCTGA